A window of Chryseobacterium sp. IHB B 17019 genomic DNA:
TCTTACTTTTTCCAGGAATTACTTTTGCACAGGATGAATGGGAATATGTAGCAACAACAAATTCTGAAGACAATTACTTTATAAAAGATATTATTAAAGAAGATAATTATAGAAGACTTTCTGTCTGGGTTAAAATACAAAAATTTGATAAAAAGGAAAATTTTAAGGGACAGAAATATTATAGACCTTCAGATCGTGTTCTTACAAAATGGACTATGGATTGCCAAAATAAAACTAGCAAAACACAAACATTGGTTGTTTATGATTTAAAAGGCAACGTTAGACAATCTTCTAACGGTCCTTTTGAAGAAAGCTACATCATTCCCAATTCTATTGCAGAAAAAATTATGTCTATAGCTTGTAGAAAAATTGATTAAAAAGTAGTAAATCCTTACAAAATAAAATTTCATAAAACAATATCAAGATATTTAAATAAGCGTAATATGAAATGGACCATAAATCTAGCTCTTCTTCTTCTAATTTTAATAAATATAATTTTTTCTTGTTCGCCAAAGGCTGAAAATGTTCAAGGAAATAATAACTCAAATATTTCTTTTACAAGTACTCCCGATGAAGAAAATGATGAAGATTTAGGAAGTAGTGATAGTGAAGATATTGATAATTTTGCTGACTGCAAATTTGATGATGGAACTTATTCTGAAACTGTTGATTATAATAATTCTGA
This region includes:
- a CDS encoding surface-adhesin E family protein, translated to MKKLLFLLLLFPGITFAQDEWEYVATTNSEDNYFIKDIIKEDNYRRLSVWVKIQKFDKKENFKGQKYYRPSDRVLTKWTMDCQNKTSKTQTLVVYDLKGNVRQSSNGPFEESYIIPNSIAEKIMSIACRKID